AACTGCCGAAGAGCAATCAACAGTTTTCATTGTGCGCAGTAGTGATAACTTAAAATCAGAAATGAGTTATTAACTTTCAAGAGATGAGCACCATTGAAGATAGGTGAAAAGCCAAGTCTTGCAAACATGGACCTAGCAGATATGTTTGGTCTTTGGTGGGATGTACCATGGGTACGATATCTTGTACTTTCTTTCATACCAATCGGAATCATCGATGGAGTCTACACGTCGCTTCTATTTGCAGCTCACGGGCCCGAATTTGAATACAACCTTTTGGTTCGGCTAGCTTTCACGAATGATTTTGGCATGGTCTGGATCATTATCAATATCGTGTCCTTTGCATTATTCACAATGCTCGCTGGCTCATACTACTTACACACACGAACGAATGTATTTGGAAATAGAACACGATGGCTTTCGCTTATAATCAGCATAAGGATGGGTACTGCACTCCATAATATGTTAGCCTATTATTGGATACCTGAAGCCCCCCTTCTTGCGATGCTCGGGGCATTTCTATTGTATATCGGAATGAACATCCTTCTGAACCGAGATAGGGATGTATCAATGAAAGGAGTTAAGAGATATTTCAAAGCCAAATACGATAGATTTCATGATGCATTGCTAACGAGAGGTATCAATCCAACATCTGAAGGAGACCTGCAAAACGTGAATGAAGAGAAAAATGATGAGAATTCGGAGAAGGCCACGAAATGGGCGAAGCGCATAGCTTACATGCTCACGGCAATCATCGTGTTTGTCGCTATTCCATTTGTCTTAGTTGGAATTGCACGTTTCACCGGAGCGTCAGATTGGTCTGGACTATTTGGGGATATATTCTACTGGAATTACGTTTCTGGTCCCACATTCATAATGGGTTTTGTTATGATTCTCGGAGCTGTTGGCATAGCAGTCTATCTTATCTTCAAAGCTTTCGATACAGGTAAAGGTGCATGGTAGAATCCAAGATTTTCTTTAATTCAATCTCATCTGGTAATGGAAATCAGTTTAAGGACATGAACTATTATTCGTCCAAATCTTGTTTAGTTTCCAGTTCGTCAATCGAATTTTCAAGATTGTCAATAGGATAGATATCAAGGGACGGACAAATGTGGGCTATTTCCCTTTCATCTTAGAAAATTGATACCACTATGAGAAATTGAATATGTGATAATAAACTCATCAAATGGTTTGCGGAACTAGAAACGAAAGTGAACCTCTTAACAAGCAAAGCAAAACCAGTCCCTAGAATAGGCCCTTGGAATTACCAAGTGAGAATACTGAACTGCTGTTTATGATTTCTGTCATAACCTAAGCCAATGGCTCTGAAGAAAGAACATATGTGCATGAAGAATCTAAATAGAGGAAAAGGGAGAAGAAGAAGCCCTCTTCTCAACAAAGATCAACTATCGAAGCGCCATCGTAAGCGCCATCAATGCCTTCTGAACATGGAGTCGATTTTCCGCAACATCATAGACAATAGACTTAGGACCATCAACCACTTCATCAGTAACTTCGGAGTTCCTATCAACGGGACCACAGTGCGTAAAGAAGGCGTCGTTGGTCAGCTCCATCTTTTCGCTGTCGCAAATCCAGTCGTCATATTGAGCTGCCTGTTCTATTTCAAGCTCCTTTGCCTTATCCACACCGTGCTTACTCACACGATCATAGAATTTCGGAGACATCCAATTCCGTGAATAGACAAAATCGGCATCCTCGTATGCTTCTTCAAGGTTCTCAGTAACTACAAAATTCGAGTCCGCTTCTTCCGCATTCTCTTCGCACCACTTCATGACCTCAGGATCAAGATCGTATCCTTCTGGACGAGCCAACGTGACATCAAGGCCAAGTCGACTATTGATCAAAATGCTTTCCTGAACCGAGCACCATGACCTAACCAAAGCTCCTTTCCCCCAGACCTGTAGTATCTTCTTTCCTTTGAGGTCTTCGCCAGCATGCTCCCTCATGCCCATCACATCAGCGAGTCCTTGGCACGGATGGAATCTATCATGTGCCATGCTTACGATTGGTACATCAGCATATTTCGCATATTCCTCAAGCAATTCGTGGCCCTGACCATATTCTGCAATGGCAGTTTCAAGGATACGAATACCGATTGCTGCGGCATATCTGCTCATAACGGTAGCTGCATCTTGAATTGTTTCACCCGCAGATTTCTCAGTTTTGAGACGCATTGTCTTTGGCGTCAAAAACTGGGCATGTCCCCCTAGTTCGGTAGCCGCACATTCGAATGACTGCCGCGTGCGGACGCTAGGGTTATAGAACATCATGAAAAAGGTG
This genomic stretch from Candidatus Thorarchaeota archaeon harbors:
- a CDS encoding ornithine carbamoyltransferase, coding for MSLYGRDLLCTQDWSIDEIEKTLDLAKEMKAKRFDHRLNNCLDRRTFFMMFYNPSVRTRQSFECAATELGGHAQFLTPKTMRLKTEKSAGETIQDAATVMSRYAAAIGIRILETAIAEYGQGHELLEEYAKYADVPIVSMAHDRFHPCQGLADVMGMREHAGEDLKGKKILQVWGKGALVRSWCSVQESILINSRLGLDVTLARPEGYDLDPEVMKWCEENAEEADSNFVVTENLEEAYEDADFVYSRNWMSPKFYDRVSKHGVDKAKELEIEQAAQYDDWICDSEKMELTNDAFFTHCGPVDRNSEVTDEVVDGPKSIVYDVAENRLHVQKALMALTMALR